A portion of the Micromonospora tarapacensis genome contains these proteins:
- a CDS encoding lactate utilization protein B, protein MPATAPAGVGQLRGEEPFPAAARRSLADPQLRRNLRHATTTIRGKSAAVIAEAPDWEQLRAAGAAVKADTIARLPELLEQLEAKVTEAGGVVHWAADAVEANRIVTDLVRAAGTDRIIKVKSMATQEIGLNEALDSAGITPVETDLAELIVQLGGDRPSHILVPAIHRNRAEIRDIFLRAMPGVDPSLTDDPAALAAAARHYLRKTFLSTPVAVSGANFAVAETGTLAVVESEGNGRMCLTLPETLITIMGVEKVVPTWRDLEVFLQLLPRASTGERMNPYTSMWTGVTPGDGPQAFHLVLLDNGRSAVLADEVGRQALWCIRCSACLNVCPVYERTGGHAYGSVYPGPIGAVLSPQLTGVAENTSLPYASTLCGACYDACPVKIDIPELLVHLRAEVVESRRRPTAESIAMAAAAHTMDRVGWYEAAQRAARLSRLAGRRGRGLPPPLNGWTVSRDLPDAPAETFRDWWARR, encoded by the coding sequence ATGCCGGCGACCGCGCCGGCCGGAGTGGGGCAGCTGCGCGGCGAGGAGCCGTTCCCGGCCGCCGCGCGGCGCAGCCTGGCCGATCCGCAGCTGCGCCGCAACCTCCGGCACGCGACGACGACGATCCGGGGCAAGTCAGCCGCTGTGATCGCCGAGGCGCCGGACTGGGAGCAGTTGCGGGCGGCGGGCGCGGCGGTCAAGGCCGACACCATCGCCCGCCTGCCGGAGCTGCTGGAACAGCTCGAAGCGAAGGTCACCGAGGCTGGCGGCGTGGTGCACTGGGCAGCGGACGCGGTGGAGGCCAACCGCATCGTCACCGACCTTGTGCGGGCAGCCGGTACGGACCGGATCATCAAGGTCAAGTCGATGGCGACCCAGGAGATCGGCCTCAACGAGGCGCTCGATTCGGCCGGGATCACCCCGGTCGAGACGGACCTGGCGGAGCTGATCGTGCAGCTCGGCGGCGACCGGCCCAGCCACATCCTGGTCCCCGCGATCCATCGAAATCGGGCGGAGATCCGGGACATCTTCCTCCGCGCGATGCCCGGCGTCGACCCGTCGCTGACCGACGATCCGGCGGCGTTGGCCGCCGCCGCGCGCCACTACCTGCGGAAGACCTTCCTGAGCACGCCGGTGGCGGTGTCCGGCGCGAACTTCGCCGTTGCCGAGACCGGCACCCTGGCCGTGGTGGAGTCGGAGGGCAACGGCCGGATGTGCCTGACCCTGCCGGAAACGTTGATCACGATCATGGGTGTGGAGAAGGTCGTGCCGACCTGGCGGGACCTGGAGGTGTTCCTGCAACTGCTGCCGAGGGCGTCGACCGGGGAACGGATGAACCCGTACACGTCGATGTGGACCGGAGTCACCCCCGGCGACGGTCCGCAGGCGTTCCACCTGGTCCTGCTGGACAACGGGCGCAGTGCCGTGCTCGCCGACGAGGTCGGCCGGCAGGCACTGTGGTGCATCCGCTGCTCGGCCTGCCTCAACGTGTGCCCGGTCTACGAGCGTACCGGCGGGCACGCGTACGGGTCGGTGTATCCGGGGCCGATCGGGGCGGTGCTGTCACCCCAGCTCACCGGCGTCGCGGAGAACACCTCGCTGCCGTACGCGTCGACGTTGTGCGGGGCGTGCTATGACGCCTGTCCAGTGAAGATCGACATTCCGGAGCTGCTGGTGCATCTGCGCGCCGAGGTCGTCGAGTCGCGACGCCGGCCCACCGCCGAGTCGATCGCGATGGCCGCCGCCGCGCACACGATGGACCGCGTCGGGTGGTACGAGGCCGCGCAGCGCGCCGCCAGGCTGAGCCGGCTCGCCGGCCGGCGCGGACGGGGCCTGCCCCCGCCGCTGAACGGCTGGACCGTCAGCCGCGACCTGCCGGACGCACCGGCCGAGACGTTCCGGGACTGGTGGGCCCGGCGATGA